CATGTTCGAAGAGGccaacaagttgaagatgcCTTGAACCCTCTTGACTTGATCCAGGGGAACCCCAAGCAAGTGTGACATGGAACAACCAATGAACTAGGGCTGGTAAAAAGACCTTTCCAAATAAGAATGCTGAAGTGAACATGGTGGCACCAACCATAGAGGCTGCACTTTTGATTGAGAACAATGCCCCAAGGGCAGGAGCAAACTGGCCAAAAAGATAATTTACAGATGTAGGCATGCCATTAAGCCTAGTCCTTAAGAAGTTGATCCAAAAGGGACTCTTGACCAAGATTCAGCTGGCTAACTTGCCAAACCCATTGCCAAAATGGCACAAGCCCAACCTCATTTGCGAgtaccatcaacaaaatgggcatTCGACTGATGAGTGCTACCAACTGAAGCATACAGTCCAAGATTTACTTGATGAAGGGAAGTTTGCAGTCCAAACAAACCAACCCAATGTTCAATCCAATTCCATTCCACCACATGATGGGAACTTTAAGTCTATTAACAACCTAAAAGAGGAGGATCGACCCATTAATGTATAAGCCTTGATCACACCGGTCCAGAACCAGTCGGATCCCCCTATTACAGAATGGACTAAAGAGTTGGTCCAAGCCCCAAGCCCTAACTACCCTTATTCTAACGGAAGCCCTACCCGATGATGTCctcatgataaacataggggTTAATACTGATGAAGACTCCCAAGGCTTTTGTTGAAGATCATCCTCACCGAGAAGAAGAGATTCCCATCGAGTTAATACCTGAAAGACaccaagaggaagaagaccatGAGGATCATTTCATTGATGAGCAAAGCAGTGTTCGGCCTGATAGTCTAGATGATAGCATGTTTGGAGATGACCAGCCACTtgatcaaacccaaaaaagggaCAAGCTTGCCACAACTGTCCAACAATTGAGACATGCAATCATAACACTTGGGCATGATCATCAAGAATAAGATGAAAGTCTATATAACATTCTTGAGGAAACTTACCACATCATAAAAGAAGCTGACTCATCTCTTAGGGCTCATGCTGCAAGAGGACCCCACCCATTTGGACATCATAGTTGAAGAGCATATTGGCAATATGAATGGGTCGAAACCATAAGGTCCTTACTTGGGATAGTCCGAGAACTAAAAAATCCAGCCCAATTCATCTGAGGACCTACTAGGGACATGGCCAATCAATAACAAAACATGTAAACATTTCTTAGAGAGCGTCAAGATCAAGATAGAGATCTGAATCTCATGAGTCAGAACATAATAGCGACCCAGAAAGAGCAAGTTGAGACTCTACGGGACAAGCTTCAAAGAGAAAACGAGCGATACTAGTGAATGTGGGACAAACATATCGACCTTTGGAACAGTGTCCAAGATCAAGTCAATGCCATCAATGAACTAATCCAAGGGTCCAATGCATACATTCGCAAAAATGTGCCTGGAGGACTGAACTTGAGCTCAAGGCGACAGACCAGCTTACCTTTTCCTTGCCATGAGGATGAGATGTTTGACCACCTCAAAGAATTAGATGAGGAGACTCGAACCATTGAGGCTCTAGCATGGGCAATGTGTGACAAGCTTCAAGAACTTACTCTCAATCTAGGGACTGTTAACCGGTTCTCAAAACCACAGAGAGGCAGTCCTAAAAGCATTGGCTAGTGAACATGTGTCCATTAAGACAGAACCAGCCCAGCTACCTAACATAGTAGGAGCCCTTTATGCAGTCAAGGTAGTCATGTTCTTGGACAAGGATCTTCCATCTGAAGGACCAAACCATACGAAGGCACTCAATGTCACCATTGATTGTAATGGCAGACGAATCCCCCAAGTTTTAATGGACAACAGTTCAGCCCTGAATGTCTGGCCACTATGAACCATACAACACATAGGGATTGACCCAGCCAAGCTATAGCCCTCCACACAAGGAGTGAGAGCCTATGACAACACTCAAAGGAATGTCATTAGAATTCTGAACATCAAGATCACCATGGGCCCGACCAAGTTCCAGGTCGAATTCCAAGTCATCAACATCCCTTCATCCTTTAATATGCTCCTTGGAAGGCCATGGCTTCATACAGCAGGGGCAGTACCATGCTCTCTCCACCAGAAGCTCAAATTCATAGTCAATGACAAGGTCTTCACTATTATGGCCGATCCTGAGGTGATAAGCATGCTTGCCAACGTAGAGGCTAGCAAGGAATCAGACTCTCAGCTAGCCAGTTTTCAGTTTGACACAGTGTGTGCTCCCTACCCGGCACAACCCCTGAGGGAGAAACTTCCCCTTACCCACCTAAACAGTCACAATGCAACAGTTCCAAACATGCTCAAGAAAATGGGGTATTTTTCAGGTATGGACCTTAGAAAGTCGCATCAAGGAATGTCAGAACTCATACTACCGAGTATTATGGTCTGGGCTATACTCGACCAAAGAGGATCTCTTCAAACAGGTctagaaagagaaacaaaagagaaatgaaGCTTACATGAAGAGGCTATACCAAGAGGACCCCAAGAAGTACAAGAAGGTAAAGAAGTCAAAGAGCCCAAAAGCTAAGGTAAACGTCACTACACCTTACCCTACAACTCTTAGCAGATATTACATCAAAGAAGGGGATACCCTCCCTTATCGTGGATTTaatgaaccatggtttgatgaAATCTCTCAAAAACTAATGCCCAGTCTTGAAATCTTCTGTACAGATCAAATGGACTGGTTGGAGATCCTTCAAGAAGATCATATGGACTCCAACAAAGACTGGCAAGATGAAGCAGCTTCTTTTCATGTTGAAGACCTATTCAAAGGAGTGATCACTGCACTAGATGGTCCTGAAGATTTGAATCCAAATCCATAAGCAATGATCTACCTAGCTGAAGGAGCTTTACTAAATTGGACCCAGTTTCTGGAGTACCACTTCTACGAAGGTGTTGACAGTtttagtcctagtcctagtttacATTTCAGCTCTTCTAGTTTCAGTTTTGAGTCTGAGTCCCAGTCcagttcttcttctagttcttctaaGTCCATGTCTGAGTCCGGTGTAGACCTTGAATTTGATTTCACTGAATTACTTTCTTCTGGTTACATTGTGCCTATTCTCTCTCACATAAATGAGGATGAATTGTTTAATGATCGTCCACCtgatctcctaaaaataattcaacaaaataaagagaaaagagctTGACCAATCCCTTAGAGCTTTAAAACCATCAATTTAGGATCATTAGAATTttcaagagaaataaaaattggCTCAACTTTGAATGAATAAGAGGTCCAATCTATGATTGAACTCTTAAAAGAATACATGGAAGTGTTCACATGGTCATACGACGACATTCCCAGAATTGAcaccaacattgtcacacacCGTCTACCTTTATACCTTAGTATGaaacaagtaaaacaaaaaCTCAAACGGATAAGACTAGAATGGATCTTGAGGATCGAAGAAGAAGTCACTAAACAACTTGAAGCAGGATTTCTAAAAGTGACAGAATACCCTAAATGGTTGGCCAACATTGTGCtggtacccaagaaagatgggcGAGTACGAATGTGTGTAGACTTTAGGGACCTGAACAAAGTAAGCCCAAAGGATGATTTTCCCCTACTTGACATTGATATACTTGTAGACAATACAGCCAAGCACGCCCTTTCATCTTAAATGGACAGATTCTCAGGGTACAATCAAATCAAGATGACACCCGAAGACATGCAAAAGATATCTTTCATAACTCAATGGGGAACATATTGTTACAGGATAATGTTGTCTGGGCTTAAGAATGCCAAGGCAATCTATCAAAGGGTGGCAACCACCATTTTACATGACGTAATACACAAAGAGGTCGAGGTCTATGTCGACGACATGATCGTTAAGTCAAAGGAACGTGAGGGGTATGTTAAAGCCTTAAGAAAATTCTTCGAAAAAATTAAGacatacaagctaaggctaaaCCCCCAGAAGTCTGTATTTGGAACAACAACTAGAAAACTTTTAGGGTTCATAGTCAGCCACAGGGGCATTGAGGTCGACCCCACCAAGATCAAGGCAATTATGGACATGCCACCacctaaaaccaaaaattaaattagAGGATTTCTTGGGAGAATCCATTACATTTGTCGGTTCATTTCTTAGTTAACCATGGTGTGAGAACCAATCTTAAGGATACTTAAGAAGAATGAACCAAAGGAATGAAAGGAGCGATGTCACGCAACGTTTGATGCAATCAGAGAATACTTGGCCAACCCATTGGTATTGGCACCACCGATATGCGGCAAACCTTTATTGTTGTACCTATCAATAATAGACAGGGCCATGGAAGCAATGTTAGCACAACTTCAAGAAGACGGCAAGACAGAACAGGCCTATACTACCTGAGCAAGACATTTGTGGACTATGAAACTAGATATAGACCACTAGAGAAAGTCTACACGGCTTTGATTTGGGCCACAAGGCGGTTGAGGCGTTACATGATAGGCCACCAAGTGTTTATGATCTTgaggatggatccaatcaagtacctaTTCGAGAAACCTACCTTGGCAGGAAGGTTAGCATGATGGTTGCTcttattatcagaatttgacgTCATGCATGTGACAcaaaaatcaatcaaaggaCGAGCAATTGTTGATCACTTACCACCACATCCAACCCTTAAAACTAGACCATTGGAAGATGTATTTCCTAACGAGGATATCGCACATTTGGAACCAGAGGAAGCCGATACAGTTTGGTAGTTACTATTTGATGGAGCAGCCAATCACAAGGGTTGTGGAGCTGGCATACTACTAATCACTCCCGATGGAACTCATATGTCCTGGGCGTTTAAGCCAAACTTTGACTGCACCAACAACGTGGCTGAACACGAAGCTTGCGCCATAGGACTTGAGGCCACCTTATCAATAGGGCTTAAAATACTAGAAGTCTATGGGGATTCTTCCTTGGTCATATGCCAAAtagaaggaaaatagaaaactaAGGATGAAAAGTTAATTCCTTATTAGGAGCATGTTGAAATGCTATCTAGGGACTTCGAAGAGATCACTTTCTCCTACCTGCCAATAGATAACAATCAGTTGCCGATGCACTAGCAACTTTGGTATCCGTGGTTGAGATGGAATCCAAAACA
The nucleotide sequence above comes from Telopea speciosissima isolate NSW1024214 ecotype Mountain lineage chromosome 3, Tspe_v1, whole genome shotgun sequence. Encoded proteins:
- the LOC122655186 gene encoding uncharacterized protein LOC122655186, whose product is MIYLAEGALLNWTQFLEYHFYEGVDSFSPSPSLHFSSSSFSFESESQSSSSSSSSKSMSESGVDLEFDFTELLSSGYIVPILSHINEDELIMLSGLKNAKAIYQRVATTILHDVIHKEVEVYVDDMIVKSKEREGWGIDVIGEVVPKSSNGHEYILVVIDYFTKWVEAQSYDKLTVAKVAKFISNNIICRYEVPHEFISDQGSHFKGEMNKLYDKMNIQRHASSPYRRQTNGAVEFANKNIKRII